A stretch of the uncultured Cohaesibacter sp. genome encodes the following:
- a CDS encoding sulfite reductase flavoprotein subunit alpha — protein MNLPFLPDDAPFSSDQKSWLAGFYAGLHSQMLQGQKANEQESTASLTAHILFGTQTGNSESVAEDLGAAMRSNGINASVAALDDIEVDDLTKMDYVFVVTSTYGEGEMPDNAELFWESFKATTAPRLEHMQFAVLALGDTAYDEFCEAGKQFDLRFEQLGAKRLVPRADCDVDFEEPAESWTNEVLSELAKQKPSGADEVVASAAAAKKPGKSKWTRKNPFDAPVTVNRLLSGEGSAKEIRHYEFDLSNDGPKYVAGDALNIIPTNDPALVADWLAYLDVKGDTPVAGKDMPLEELLFSQLEISTPHTDFVRAVSERADDDHLAHIVGHGDKEAMEAYLWSKDSLDLLRLHPEVKFSVDELVSMFKPLQHRAYSISSSSKKFTDSVHLTVASVRYESHGRSHGGVASCFLADRVGDSPSKVFISPNKAFRVPESGDVPMIMVGPGTGIAPFRAFLQEREALGAGGMNWLFFGDQHEKCDFIYKDELAEMQASGVLNRLDLAFSRDQKEKIYVQTRMKENGKDLYAALEEGGHFYVCGDATRMAKDVDRALHEVIAEHGGLDLDQSVEYVNRLKKEKRYVRDVY, from the coding sequence ATGAATCTCCCGTTTCTTCCTGATGATGCCCCCTTCTCCAGCGATCAGAAATCATGGCTCGCTGGTTTCTATGCCGGTTTGCACTCCCAGATGCTGCAAGGTCAGAAAGCCAATGAACAAGAATCAACCGCCAGCCTGACCGCCCATATTTTGTTTGGCACGCAAACAGGCAACTCGGAATCGGTTGCTGAAGATCTTGGTGCAGCGATGCGCTCCAACGGCATCAATGCAAGCGTTGCCGCTCTTGATGATATCGAGGTCGATGATCTGACCAAGATGGATTATGTCTTTGTCGTCACCTCCACCTATGGTGAAGGCGAGATGCCAGACAATGCGGAACTGTTCTGGGAGTCATTCAAAGCGACCACGGCACCCCGTCTGGAGCATATGCAATTTGCTGTGCTGGCGCTCGGCGACACCGCTTATGACGAATTCTGTGAGGCTGGCAAACAGTTCGATCTGCGCTTTGAACAACTTGGTGCCAAGCGCCTTGTTCCCCGCGCTGATTGTGACGTCGATTTCGAAGAACCGGCTGAAAGCTGGACCAATGAAGTGCTGTCCGAGCTGGCCAAGCAAAAGCCCTCCGGTGCTGACGAAGTTGTTGCATCAGCGGCTGCGGCCAAGAAACCGGGCAAATCCAAATGGACACGCAAAAATCCGTTCGACGCTCCGGTCACAGTCAATCGTCTGCTTTCGGGCGAAGGATCTGCCAAGGAAATTCGCCATTACGAATTCGATCTGTCCAATGACGGACCGAAATATGTGGCTGGCGACGCTCTGAATATCATTCCAACCAACGATCCGGCCCTGGTGGCTGATTGGCTTGCCTATCTGGACGTGAAAGGTGACACGCCTGTTGCAGGCAAGGACATGCCGCTGGAAGAATTGCTGTTCAGCCAGTTGGAGATTTCTACCCCGCACACTGACTTTGTCAGAGCCGTTTCAGAGCGCGCCGACGATGATCATCTGGCGCATATTGTTGGCCACGGGGACAAGGAGGCCATGGAGGCCTATCTCTGGTCCAAAGACTCGCTTGATCTTTTGCGTCTGCATCCGGAGGTCAAATTCTCGGTTGACGAGCTGGTTTCGATGTTCAAACCATTGCAGCATCGTGCCTATTCGATCTCCTCAAGCTCGAAAAAATTCACCGACTCCGTCCATCTGACGGTGGCATCCGTGCGCTATGAGAGCCATGGTCGCTCCCATGGCGGCGTGGCGTCCTGCTTCCTTGCCGACCGGGTTGGTGACAGCCCTTCCAAGGTGTTCATTTCGCCAAACAAGGCCTTTCGTGTGCCGGAAAGTGGCGATGTACCAATGATCATGGTCGGCCCGGGCACCGGGATCGCGCCATTCCGCGCCTTCCTGCAAGAACGTGAAGCGCTGGGTGCCGGTGGCATGAACTGGCTGTTCTTTGGTGACCAGCATGAGAAATGCGACTTCATCTACAAGGACGAGCTGGCGGAAATGCAGGCGTCGGGCGTCCTCAACCGTCTGGATCTTGCCTTCTCGCGCGATCAGAAAGAGAAAATCTATGTTCAGACGCGGATGAAGGAAAATGGCAAGGATCTTTATGCCGCGCTTGAAGAAGGTGGACATTTCTATGTCTGCGGTGACGCAACGCGCATGGCAAAAGACGTTGACCGTGCCTTGCATGAAGTCATTGCAGAACATGGCGGCCTCGACCTTGATCAGTCTGTTGAATATGTCAATCGACTGAAAAAAGAAAAACGCTATGTGCGCGATGTCTATTGA
- a CDS encoding YARHG domain-containing protein: protein MFRLHSIFSVLLLATGFFISSSLLSSTDSHFSFTRAANAQGYRYMTCGELWYARNAIYARQGYCFKTQRARRTFGPRCYAPWGRLTPSQQRRVNIIQSWERRYGCR from the coding sequence ATGTTTAGACTTCATTCTATTTTTTCGGTACTTTTGCTGGCGACCGGCTTTTTTATTTCCAGCTCGCTTCTTTCCAGCACCGACAGTCACTTCAGCTTTACCCGCGCTGCCAATGCGCAGGGCTATCGCTATATGACATGTGGTGAATTGTGGTATGCGCGCAATGCGATCTATGCCCGGCAGGGCTATTGTTTCAAGACCCAACGCGCACGCCGAACCTTTGGCCCACGCTGCTATGCCCCTTGGGGTCGTCTCACCCCTTCGCAACAACGGCGCGTGAATATCATTCAAAGCTGGGAACGACGGTATGGCTGTCGCTAA
- the malQ gene encoding 4-alpha-glucanotransferase, with amino-acid sequence MNVDKLNLLARHFGIHNSYNDFDGNLINTSIDTQLALLRANGLELDNDAMIDEAIAYYVAVEEDRWFPHELVTGAGYGYECNFGLGAKWHIKLDDQISEEDRAQIHPDSLSGVADTHISLPALPAGIHDLVCEVGGRCEIVTIICAPHRAPAIESLTGKFHIWGLNAPLYGLRSERNSGLGDYEDLARLAEYTLSLGGSYVGINPVHTLGFNDLDAISPYSPSHRGFYNTQHIAADFVPGFDQIPQARALFQAVEAQWDELRRSERVRYRDHRICHNAALRDLYTLFVAHAVGESRNQFEDYRAASGSYLERFALYEALAELYGQDWRRWPSAVRDRDPAALDQHRERLAARIDFHAWLQWVAESQLAGAQRRASANGDSMGLYLDLAVGARHGGAESWCEADSVALGVSLGAPPDQLGPDGQNWGLMTYAPKKLAKDKYSSLRKIYQSAMRHAGILRIDHVLGLNRSFWIPEDGSPGAYVSQPMDVFLAMLSIEANASGTSIIGEDLGLVPEGFREKVQARGVYGYSVLQYEKWPDGVFKHPNDLRQYSLACFSTHDTPTLKGYISGKDIVWRDRISGDESRVSHEAKEHRRKDVSALVAMNGEGGNMDDSFEHLFEIVHGKLAASKVAMISVQMDDVLGQEEAQNLPGTIDEHPNWRRKYQLSLKDLDTAPGFQKISDMMERNGRNINPPSGLDNTETEAAQ; translated from the coding sequence ATGAATGTCGACAAACTGAATCTTCTTGCCAGACATTTTGGAATTCACAACAGTTACAATGACTTTGACGGAAACCTCATAAACACGTCCATCGATACCCAGCTTGCGCTGTTGCGCGCGAACGGTTTGGAACTCGACAATGACGCCATGATCGATGAGGCGATTGCCTATTATGTGGCCGTTGAGGAAGATCGCTGGTTCCCCCATGAGCTGGTCACTGGTGCGGGCTATGGTTATGAGTGCAATTTCGGCCTTGGTGCCAAATGGCATATTAAGCTGGATGATCAAATCAGCGAAGAAGACCGCGCGCAGATTCACCCGGACAGTTTGTCGGGTGTTGCGGATACGCATATTTCGCTGCCTGCCTTGCCTGCCGGCATTCATGATCTGGTGTGCGAAGTTGGCGGCCGCTGTGAGATTGTCACCATCATTTGCGCTCCACACCGTGCGCCCGCTATTGAAAGCCTGACCGGCAAGTTTCACATCTGGGGTCTCAATGCTCCGCTTTACGGCCTGCGCAGCGAGCGCAATTCCGGCCTTGGCGATTATGAAGATCTCGCCCGTCTGGCTGAATATACCTTGTCGCTTGGCGGCAGCTATGTTGGCATCAATCCTGTCCATACGCTGGGTTTTAACGATCTTGATGCCATCAGCCCCTATTCACCAAGCCATCGCGGTTTTTACAATACCCAACATATAGCCGCTGATTTCGTTCCCGGCTTTGATCAGATCCCTCAGGCAAGGGCACTTTTCCAGGCCGTTGAAGCCCAATGGGACGAGTTGCGACGATCCGAAAGAGTGCGCTATCGCGATCACCGCATTTGCCACAATGCCGCTTTGCGCGATCTTTATACTCTGTTTGTTGCCCATGCAGTCGGTGAGAGCAGAAATCAGTTTGAGGATTACCGAGCGGCAAGTGGAAGCTATTTGGAGCGCTTTGCTCTTTATGAAGCGCTGGCCGAACTATACGGGCAGGACTGGCGACGTTGGCCATCCGCCGTCCGTGACCGCGATCCGGCAGCGCTTGATCAGCACCGCGAGCGTCTGGCTGCCCGGATTGACTTCCATGCCTGGCTGCAATGGGTCGCCGAAAGTCAGCTGGCCGGTGCCCAGCGCCGTGCATCAGCCAATGGCGACTCGATGGGGCTTTATCTCGATCTGGCCGTGGGTGCGCGTCATGGCGGTGCCGAAAGCTGGTGTGAAGCCGACAGTGTTGCCTTGGGTGTTTCGCTTGGTGCGCCACCCGATCAGCTGGGTCCAGATGGCCAGAATTGGGGCCTGATGACCTATGCGCCCAAGAAACTGGCGAAAGACAAATATAGCAGCTTGCGCAAGATCTATCAGTCGGCCATGCGCCATGCTGGCATTCTGCGCATCGATCATGTGCTTGGTCTCAATCGTAGCTTCTGGATCCCGGAAGATGGCAGCCCCGGCGCCTATGTTTCCCAGCCAATGGATGTCTTCCTTGCGATGCTTTCGATAGAAGCCAATGCATCCGGGACGTCGATCATCGGTGAAGATCTCGGCCTTGTGCCTGAAGGCTTCCGCGAAAAGGTACAGGCTCGCGGCGTTTATGGCTATTCGGTGCTGCAATATGAGAAATGGCCCGATGGTGTATTCAAGCATCCAAATGACTTGCGCCAATATAGTCTTGCCTGCTTCAGTACACACGACACGCCGACTCTCAAAGGCTATATCAGTGGCAAAGACATTGTTTGGCGTGATCGCATCAGCGGCGATGAAAGCCGTGTCTCTCACGAAGCCAAGGAGCATCGCCGCAAAGATGTTTCCGCGCTTGTCGCCATGAATGGTGAAGGGGGCAATATGGATGACAGCTTCGAACATCTGTTCGAGATCGTCCATGGCAAACTGGCCGCATCCAAGGTCGCGATGATCTCGGTGCAAATGGATGACGTGCTTGGTCAGGAAGAAGCGCAAAATCTGCCCGGCACCATCGATGAGCACCCAAACTGGCGTCGCAAATACCAATTGAGCCTCAAGGATCTCGATACTGCACCGGGGTTCCAGAAGATCTCTGACATGATGGAACGCAACGGGCGGAACATCAATCCACCTTCGGGTCTGGACAACACTGAGACGGAAGCGGCTCAATAG